The following DNA comes from Sediminitomix flava.
TTACCTTCAACAATGGTTTCGGGTACCTTACTTCAAAGGCCAAAGTCATTTATGACCTGAATGGAGATTACTTTATTTCCAAAGACGGTAAAAACTATGATCAAGAAAATGCGAAAGCTTATATGCAAAAAGTTTTCACAGACTTCAATAATAGATAAAAAATTCTCTTTCATATATCTTTCAAATCCCTCTTCGGTAACACTTACTGAAGAGGGATTCGTATTTTTTCAGTATTTCATTTTCATATTCAAACAGATCTTGTATCAAGCTACCTTCCTTTCTAAGTTTCCTTCTAACTTACTACATACCCAAAACACATAGACTGTTATCTCATCATGACCTTAAGACAGAAGCTTTTTTTTGCCTTCGGTTTCCCTCTTTTATTTGCCATTGTAATAGGCGTACTGACCTATAAATACATGGAGCATACATCTATTCTCATGGATGAAATCCAAATATTAGATCATTGCTCACAATTGATAGACAAGGCACAGTATCATGAAACAGTTTTTCTACTTGATGAATCTCATGAAAATGATTTTTTCAAGGATAGAAAAAGTAATGGGTTACAGCATACAGAAATGCTCATTGACTCAGTAGAGTTTATCTTGAATGACTTTTCTAGTGAATATGATCAAGAAATTGATTACTCCTACTTTATTTTCTTTCATCAACTGAATGATTTTCTATATAAAAAAAGAAAGCAAATCTATCAGCTTTCTAGCCTGTGTCTACAGAATGGAAATGAAAATTGGGGGCTCATCGGAGAATTAAACAGAAGGTCTATCAATATTGAGTCTTCGAGCATGAGCTTCGATAGAAAATACTTAAAAAACTGCCTGCATTATGAAAAAGCATTCCTTCTTTCAAAAGATTTGAAATATGAAGTTCTTTTCGATGATGCAATCACCTCTCTCTCGCAACATATTTTACTGAGTTATCAAATACAGTCGGGAAATAGCTTAGAGGAAAAAAAGAATTATACAGATTTGCTCAAAAAAGTGAGTCAGTATCAGCTTACGTTCAAGAAACTGATTAAACTTAGTCAGAAAATAGGATTAGATAATTCTACAGGAATAAGAGCTGAATCAGACCACCTTTATACAGATATTCGATCAGAATTAGAGCGCTTGAAAGAGAAGGTTGCAGCAGAAAATCAGTCGGATGTGATGATGTCTGAAATGCTCTTACTCATCTTTCTTTGTGTCCAATGTTTTCTTGTTCTGATTGGAGGAGGAGTTATAATACAGCAATTCAAAAACCGAATAGATACACTGAGTACCGCATTCAAAGATTTACGAGCAGGGCATTTTCTAGATGAAAAGTATCTTAAGCATGGAAAAGATGAACTTCACTTTCTATCTAAAGAAATATTTTTACTCAGTAAGTGGATAGAAAATGTATCTACTTATGCCAAAAAGATTCGGTTTGAAGAACGAAACTATGAATATCCAACAGCTTACAAACAAGGAGAACTACCTGAACACCTTGCTCAAATAGAAGAGCGAATCATTCATTTCCAACATGAGAAACAACTCAGACATTGGATTACTGAAGGAATGAATAAATTCTTGGCTTTACTTCGTGAAAAGCACCAAGAGGAAAATATATTCGATGTCCTCACTCGAGAATTATCACATTTTATCGGAGCCAATCAAATGGTTTTCTACATTACGGATAATCCTAAAGCGCCGAAATATCTTATTGCCCAATCCTTTTTTGCCTTCCAATATAAAAGAAATCAACTACACCAAGTAAGTGTAGATGAAGGACTCATTGGTCAAGCTTTTAAAGAAAAACATACACTCCATCTTACGGATGTCCCTAATAACTACACAAGCATCACTTCGGGCTTAGGCGATGCTACACCATCAAACTTATTGATTCTCCCTCTGATATCTTTCAACGAAGTTGTAGGGCTTATAGAAATAGCTTCATTCAAAGTATTTGATGAGTATCAGATTGAGTTTTTAGAAAAAATAGCACAAAGTATCGCGGCTACTATAGCCGATGAAAAGACAAATATCACGCATCGTACAGATTCGTTAGAGAACTCTTCCTCATAATTAATTCTTCATCATTATGCCTTATTTTCTTTAAATAAGACAATAAAATGCTTCTTTGTTTTTAAAATTGTGTTCTGGAAGTTATACGCTTCCATAAAAAACACTTGAAACCTAGTTTCAGTGAGCAACAACAATCTATATAGCGTTATACAATTATGAGCTCTAACAAACATAAAATGCCTACTATTTGGGAGGCTTTGGTTCCTATCTTGTTTTTGATCGGAGCGCTTATTCTAAATTTTTCACTATTTGGAGATGCCGGACTTGATGGTTCTATTCAAACTATTTTGATTCTGGCCACAGCTATTACTGGATTGGTCGGTGCACGTTTGGGTATTAAGTGGGATCAGATGATTGAAGGAATGGTAAACACTATTTCAAGTGCAATGCCATCTATTTTAATTCTCCTGTTTATTGGTGCTTTATCGGGTACTTGGCTGATTAGTGGCATTGTTCCTTCCATGATCTATTATGGATTAAAAATATTAAACCCTACCATTTTCTTATTTGCGTCTTGTATCATCTGTGCGATTGTATCTGTAGCTTCGGGTAGTTCATGGTCAACAGTGGGTACTGTCGGAATTGCATTATTGGGGATTGGTACAACTTTAGGTTTTGAACAAGGAATGGTAGCTGGAGCTATTATTTCAGGAGCTTATTTCGGAGATAAAATCTCACCGCTTTCTGAGACTACAAACTTAGCCCCTGCCGTAGCTGGTACAGATTTAATATCTCATATCAGATATATGCTGTTTACTACAGTTCCTACAATTAGTATCACACTCGTTATTTTCATCATTCTTGGTTTCACAGCTCACGATGGAAGTGGTACTGTAAATGTAGATAGCGTTATGGTTGCTTTAGAAAATAAATTCAACCTAAATCCTATTCTCTTCATTGTTCCTGTAGGTGTATTCTTCATGATTGCGAAGAGAGTTCCTGCAATCCCTGCCCTTTTAGTGGGAGCAATTTCAGCGGCAATTTTAGCGATTTTCTTCCAACCAGAAGCTATTCGTGAAGTTGCAGGGCATGAACTAAGCTTTGGTTTAGCTTCTCTGAAAGCCGTGATGATGGCTGGTTTCGGAAGTATTTCACTAACTACAGAAAATGAAATAGTGAATGAACTTCTTTCTTCTGGAGGAATGGCAGGAATGCTAAATACGATTTGGCTTATTCTGACAGCTATGTGTTTTGGTGGTATGATGGAAGCAACAGGTTTACTTCACAAACTCACTTCTACAATCATGAGAGCAATCAAGACTGATGCTTCTTTGGTTGGGTGTACAGGCTTCAGTAGTATTTTCATCAACTTCGCTACTTCTGATCAATACCTTTCAGTAGTTCTTCCTGGTAAAATGTATCAAGAAGCTTTTGAAGAAAGGGGACTTGATCCTGTGAACTTGAGTAGAA
Coding sequences within:
- a CDS encoding GAF domain-containing protein gives rise to the protein MTLRQKLFFAFGFPLLFAIVIGVLTYKYMEHTSILMDEIQILDHCSQLIDKAQYHETVFLLDESHENDFFKDRKSNGLQHTEMLIDSVEFILNDFSSEYDQEIDYSYFIFFHQLNDFLYKKRKQIYQLSSLCLQNGNENWGLIGELNRRSINIESSSMSFDRKYLKNCLHYEKAFLLSKDLKYEVLFDDAITSLSQHILLSYQIQSGNSLEEKKNYTDLLKKVSQYQLTFKKLIKLSQKIGLDNSTGIRAESDHLYTDIRSELERLKEKVAAENQSDVMMSEMLLLIFLCVQCFLVLIGGGVIIQQFKNRIDTLSTAFKDLRAGHFLDEKYLKHGKDELHFLSKEIFLLSKWIENVSTYAKKIRFEERNYEYPTAYKQGELPEHLAQIEERIIHFQHEKQLRHWITEGMNKFLALLREKHQEENIFDVLTRELSHFIGANQMVFYITDNPKAPKYLIAQSFFAFQYKRNQLHQVSVDEGLIGQAFKEKHTLHLTDVPNNYTSITSGLGDATPSNLLILPLISFNEVVGLIEIASFKVFDEYQIEFLEKIAQSIAATIADEKTNITHRTDSLENSSS
- the nhaC gene encoding Na+/H+ antiporter NhaC — protein: MPTIWEALVPILFLIGALILNFSLFGDAGLDGSIQTILILATAITGLVGARLGIKWDQMIEGMVNTISSAMPSILILLFIGALSGTWLISGIVPSMIYYGLKILNPTIFLFASCIICAIVSVASGSSWSTVGTVGIALLGIGTTLGFEQGMVAGAIISGAYFGDKISPLSETTNLAPAVAGTDLISHIRYMLFTTVPTISITLVIFIILGFTAHDGSGTVNVDSVMVALENKFNLNPILFIVPVGVFFMIAKRVPAIPALLVGAISAAILAIFFQPEAIREVAGHELSFGLASLKAVMMAGFGSISLTTENEIVNELLSSGGMAGMLNTIWLILTAMCFGGMMEATGLLHKLTSTIMRAIKTDASLVGCTGFSSIFINFATSDQYLSVVLPGKMYQEAFEERGLDPVNLSRTLEDCGTVTSPLIPWNSCSVYHSTVLSVNPMAFIGYCFFNLISPIMTMIFIIFNIKIKRLKKELA